From a region of the Mycoplasma miroungigenitalium genome:
- the trpS gene encoding tryptophan--tRNA ligase: MNLMGVLMKQRLISGIKPTGDLTLGNYIGALKNFVKMQEDYDAYYFVADLHGLTTGAVNPKENLQARREIVTMYLACGLDPKKANIFYQSDLYEHAYAQWLMTSEVSLGELNRMTQFKDKAQKLEKQDNGTEKIPVGLLMYPVLMAADILIYNADVVPIGEDQKQHLELTRTIGERLNKKYKTRFKIPNGVIPPVGARIKSLTNPESKMSKSDKSTKGTIYLHDDPELAYKKIMKAVTDSENKVYISEDKPGVLNLLNIYASLAEITLKEAEEKFTNANYVEFKTAVAEIVKNELIKIQKNYEIAKQQIDEVTKQGALKAKEICGPIVKELAHKMGFN; this comes from the coding sequence ATGAATTTAATGGGGGTGCTGATGAAACAACGTTTAATTAGTGGCATTAAACCAACTGGTGATTTAACTCTTGGTAATTACATCGGAGCTTTAAAAAACTTTGTTAAAATGCAAGAGGATTACGATGCATATTACTTTGTAGCAGATTTACATGGACTGACAACCGGTGCCGTAAATCCAAAAGAAAATTTACAAGCTCGTAGGGAAATAGTGACAATGTATCTTGCTTGTGGTTTGGATCCGAAGAAAGCTAATATATTTTATCAGTCAGATTTATACGAACACGCATACGCGCAATGATTAATGACGTCAGAAGTATCTCTTGGTGAATTAAATCGTATGACTCAATTTAAAGATAAAGCGCAGAAATTAGAAAAACAAGATAATGGTACTGAAAAAATACCGGTTGGTTTATTGATGTATCCTGTTTTAATGGCAGCCGATATATTGATTTATAATGCGGATGTAGTGCCTATTGGTGAGGATCAAAAACAACATTTAGAATTAACCAGAACAATTGGCGAAAGATTAAATAAAAAATATAAAACTAGATTTAAAATCCCAAATGGTGTAATCCCACCGGTTGGCGCCAGAATCAAATCACTAACCAACCCTGAATCAAAAATGTCTAAAAGTGATAAATCAACAAAAGGTACAATCTACTTACATGATGACCCTGAATTGGCCTACAAGAAAATTATGAAAGCAGTAACCGATTCTGAAAATAAGGTTTATATTTCAGAAGATAAGCCTGGCGTGTTAAATCTATTAAATATTTACGCATCACTAGCTGAAATAACTTTAAAAGAAGCTGAAGAAAAATTCACTAATGCTAATTATGTTGAATTTAAAACTGCCGTTGCCGAGATTGTAAAAAATGAATTAATCAAGATACAAAAAAACTATGAAATTGCAAAACAACAAATAGATGAAGTTACTAAGCAAGGAGCACTGAAAGCTAAAGAAATTTGTGGTCCAATAGTAAAGGAACTAGCTCATAAGATGGGCTTTAATTAG
- the thrS gene encoding threonine--tRNA ligase: MKVQANKLLNHTCSHLLGAAVEKLYPGVKLGFGPATDEGFYYDFEFPEAISDQELNKIEKLMKKLSSRNLVTIQIPESEYDFTDKPYKKELYDELKQRGETITFYALQDPLNHEIVFKDLCAGGHIESTKNLKNFKLLSLAGAYWRGNSDNIQLTRIYGTSWESKQELDNYLELLKDRKERDHRKIGKDLKIFALHPLTGQGFPIWLEDGMYIHNEIRNLVLKMDRKYGFTEVLTPHFGNEELYRISGHLAHYKDDMFAPLIVENERLIPRPMTCPHHNVCYGLEKRSYRDLPIRYSEQSMLYRYEKSGALTGLERVRGMLLTEGHLYVREDQIYDEIVRMYSQIDETLKLFKTQISFISLSLRDPQDKEKYFDDEQMWQKSEKMLKDALDSLNVKYEAIPGEAAFYGPKIDIQIHTALGHEITVATIQLDFLQPMKFDLKYTDKNGADARPVMIHRGLIGTYERFVAILLEQTKGVLPFWLAPKQITVIPVNLEENIEYAQQITNELFAHDFRVKLDDRDERLNKKIREAQISKSKYQVILGEQETKDKTISYRKYGENETNTVTLDEFISMLNKQKVHYE; this comes from the coding sequence ATGAAAGTACAAGCAAATAAATTATTAAACCATACATGTTCGCATCTTTTAGGCGCAGCTGTTGAAAAACTATATCCTGGTGTTAAATTGGGATTTGGTCCAGCTACTGATGAAGGATTCTATTATGATTTTGAATTCCCTGAAGCAATCAGTGACCAAGAATTAAACAAGATTGAAAAATTGATGAAAAAATTATCATCGCGTAATTTAGTAACTATTCAAATTCCTGAATCTGAATATGATTTTACTGATAAACCATATAAAAAAGAACTTTATGACGAATTAAAACAACGCGGTGAAACTATTACATTTTACGCCTTGCAAGATCCGTTGAATCACGAAATAGTTTTTAAAGATTTATGTGCTGGAGGTCATATTGAAAGCACAAAGAATCTGAAAAATTTCAAATTATTATCATTGGCCGGTGCTTATTGACGAGGGAACTCAGATAATATTCAACTAACACGTATTTATGGAACATCATGAGAATCTAAACAAGAATTAGATAATTATTTAGAATTGCTAAAAGATCGTAAAGAGCGTGACCACCGAAAAATAGGTAAAGACCTTAAAATCTTTGCCTTGCACCCATTAACAGGTCAAGGTTTTCCAATTTGATTAGAAGATGGAATGTATATTCACAATGAAATTAGAAATTTAGTATTAAAAATGGATCGTAAATACGGTTTCACTGAAGTTTTAACGCCTCATTTTGGTAATGAAGAACTTTATCGTATTTCTGGTCACTTAGCACACTATAAAGATGACATGTTCGCACCGTTAATAGTTGAAAATGAACGTTTAATTCCTAGACCAATGACTTGTCCGCACCACAACGTTTGTTATGGTTTAGAAAAAAGGTCTTACCGTGATTTACCAATTAGATATTCTGAACAATCAATGTTGTACCGTTATGAAAAATCAGGAGCCTTAACTGGTTTGGAACGTGTGAGAGGTATGTTGCTAACTGAAGGTCACTTGTATGTGCGCGAAGATCAAATTTATGATGAAATTGTCCGTATGTATAGTCAAATCGATGAAACCTTAAAATTATTCAAAACACAAATTAGCTTTATTTCTCTTTCTTTAAGAGACCCTCAAGATAAAGAAAAATATTTCGATGATGAACAAATGTGACAAAAAAGCGAAAAGATGCTTAAAGACGCTCTTGATTCGTTAAATGTTAAATATGAAGCTATTCCTGGCGAAGCTGCATTCTATGGGCCTAAAATTGATATTCAAATTCACACTGCGCTAGGTCATGAAATCACTGTAGCAACAATTCAACTGGACTTTTTACAACCAATGAAATTTGACCTTAAATATACAGATAAAAACGGTGCTGACGCTCGTCCAGTAATGATTCACCGTGGTCTAATCGGTACTTACGAACGTTTTGTTGCCATCTTGCTCGAACAAACTAAAGGAGTATTGCCTTTCTGATTGGCTCCAAAACAAATTACAGTCATTCCAGTAAATCTAGAGGAAAATATTGAATACGCTCAACAAATTACTAATGAGTTATTTGCTCATGATTTCCGTGTAAAATTAGATGATCGCGATGAACGTTTGAACAAAAAGATTCGTGAAGCACAAATTTCTAAATCTAAATATCAAGTTATTCTTGGTGAACAAGAAACTAAGGATAAAACAATTTCATATAGAAAATACGGTGAAAACGAAACCAATACCGTAACTTTAGATGAATTTATTTCAATGTTAAACAAACAAAAAGTACATTATGAATAA
- a CDS encoding MAG3450 family membrane protein, protein MNKYAPLRAIFFISLLEVLPLLIMWLIGTKDFQGQKIFNYWVIIFVPFAIFIVSLTLGAILIYFRIINLKSMTYIVPIGLMFLAMIFTSFTSLNISLRVIISLVVAILSTIISHFIITALNTWIKNSKTQAN, encoded by the coding sequence ATGAATAAATACGCACCTTTAAGAGCAATATTTTTCATTTCTTTGCTGGAAGTATTACCTTTATTAATTATGTGGCTAATAGGTACTAAAGATTTTCAAGGTCAAAAGATTTTTAATTATTGAGTTATTATTTTTGTACCTTTCGCCATTTTTATTGTTTCATTAACTTTGGGCGCTATTTTGATTTACTTTAGAATAATTAACTTGAAGTCAATGACTTACATAGTTCCAATAGGATTGATGTTTTTAGCAATGATTTTTACTTCCTTTACTTCATTAAATATTTCTTTAAGAGTAATTATTTCACTTGTAGTGGCTATTTTATCAACGATTATTAGTCATTTTATAATTACTGCCTTAAATACATGGATAAAGAATTCAAAAACTCAAGCCAATTAA